One genomic segment of uncultured Desulfobacter sp. includes these proteins:
- a CDS encoding prolipoprotein diacylglyceryl transferase family protein: protein MAAIFFVVGLGLLIGIVLRWGFKTLPKEKWQMVAVFPLEKMDQGQWRGMNLTWYGLLSANAYTFGVIMVVILAASAGVPISVLVLLTVLLLAVTIPASKIVARIVEKKKATLTIGGAVFAGVVTAPWIIMLVNVTLGTAFKFHVPVAVMMAVLSIGYTFGESLGRLACLSFGCCYGKPLSQCTAHTRKLFERFNVVFTGETKKVAYASGLAGEKMIPIQIITAVIYAISGLAGTLLFLQGFAGIALMETLVVTQVWRVVSEFFRADFRGQRKFSMYQIMALAAIVYTIALLGFFPDPELTVSLDQGFKALWHPGMILFFQGVWVVSFLHSGRSTVTASKIFFHVVKDNI from the coding sequence ATGGCGGCTATTTTTTTTGTTGTTGGGCTGGGTCTGTTGATTGGCATTGTATTGAGATGGGGCTTTAAAACGTTGCCCAAGGAAAAGTGGCAAATGGTGGCGGTGTTTCCCTTGGAAAAGATGGACCAGGGCCAGTGGCGGGGGATGAATTTGACCTGGTATGGCCTTTTGTCCGCCAATGCTTACACTTTTGGTGTGATTATGGTTGTAATTTTGGCCGCATCGGCCGGGGTGCCCATTTCCGTTTTAGTGCTGTTAACTGTTCTGTTGCTGGCTGTAACCATTCCGGCTTCTAAAATTGTTGCCCGGATTGTTGAAAAGAAAAAAGCCACCCTGACCATTGGCGGGGCCGTGTTTGCCGGTGTGGTGACCGCACCCTGGATCATTATGCTGGTGAATGTCACGTTGGGTACGGCCTTTAAATTTCATGTTCCTGTTGCTGTAATGATGGCAGTTTTAAGCATTGGTTATACGTTTGGGGAGTCTTTGGGGCGCCTTGCCTGCCTGAGCTTTGGTTGCTGCTATGGCAAGCCGTTGAGTCAGTGTACCGCCCACACCCGCAAGCTCTTTGAGCGTTTTAATGTGGTCTTTACGGGGGAGACCAAAAAAGTGGCTTATGCGTCGGGTCTGGCCGGTGAAAAAATGATTCCCATCCAGATTATTACCGCCGTGATTTATGCGATATCCGGCCTTGCCGGAACCTTGCTGTTCCTCCAGGGGTTTGCCGGCATTGCCCTTATGGAAACCCTTGTGGTGACCCAGGTCTGGCGGGTAGTCTCTGAATTCTTCCGGGCGGATTTCAGGGGCCAACGCAAATTTTCCATGTATCAGATCATGGCCCTGGCAGCAATTGTTTACACCATCGCGCTGCTGGGCTTTTTTCCTGATCCCGAATTAACCGTTTCTTTGGATCAAGGATTTAAAGCCCTGTGGCATCCGGGCATGATTCTGTTTTTCCAGGGCGTATGGGTTGTTTCCTTTCTTCATTCGGGGCGAAGTACTGTTACAGCATCGAAAATTTTTTTTCATGTAGTCAAGGACAATATCTAA
- a CDS encoding phosphatidylserine decarboxylase: MKHQYIDRKTGQVKTEALKADPVISAVYSPIRENSSFLFHLMISARMSSLIGAVSYDLPFFNPPTDAGKFFAAQGIDLSEVTGDPAKLDTFRKVFERKIRYEQLRPMPEGADAVVSPADSRILVGSFLDTSALFIKGKFFDFNELIGRDKPQWLDAFDRGCFAVTRLTPDKYHYNHTPVAGTVLDIYEIDGHFHSCNPGAVVREVTPYSKNRRVVTIIDTDVHGGTGCGLVCMVEVVAMMIGKIVQCYSKKGYESPRDVVPGLFMEKGCPKSLYRPGSSTTIVIFQKQRICFSKDLLENQMRTDVSSRFSEGFGRPLVETEVTVRSGIGHACCPDETEIFGDL; the protein is encoded by the coding sequence ATGAAACATCAATATATCGACCGTAAAACCGGGCAGGTCAAAACCGAAGCCCTTAAAGCAGATCCTGTTATCAGTGCTGTTTATTCGCCAATTCGCGAAAATTCATCCTTTTTGTTTCATTTGATGATCTCGGCCCGGATGTCCAGCCTGATCGGGGCTGTTTCTTATGATTTGCCTTTTTTCAACCCCCCGACTGATGCCGGGAAATTTTTTGCCGCCCAAGGGATTGATTTAAGTGAGGTGACAGGAGATCCTGCAAAATTAGATACATTTCGAAAAGTTTTTGAACGCAAAATTCGGTATGAACAGCTTCGCCCCATGCCGGAAGGCGCTGATGCCGTCGTTTCTCCGGCAGATTCGCGTATTCTGGTGGGGTCATTTTTAGACACATCGGCCCTTTTTATTAAAGGTAAGTTTTTTGATTTTAATGAGCTTATCGGCCGGGATAAACCCCAGTGGCTTGATGCCTTTGATCGTGGCTGTTTCGCCGTAACCCGGCTTACCCCGGATAAATATCACTATAACCATACGCCCGTGGCAGGAACAGTATTGGATATTTATGAGATAGACGGGCATTTTCACTCCTGCAACCCCGGGGCTGTGGTTCGGGAAGTCACGCCGTACTCTAAAAACCGGCGGGTGGTCACCATCATTGACACAGATGTGCACGGGGGAACCGGATGCGGGCTTGTGTGCATGGTGGAGGTGGTGGCCATGATGATCGGAAAAATTGTCCAGTGTTACAGTAAAAAAGGATATGAAAGTCCACGGGATGTGGTGCCCGGACTTTTCATGGAAAAGGGGTGCCCCAAAAGCCTTTACCGTCCGGGGTCCTCCACAACCATTGTTATATTTCAAAAACAGCGTATCTGTTTTTCCAAAGACCTGCTGGAAAATCAGATGCGCACCGATGTGAGCAGTCGTTTCAGTGAAGGGTTTGGCAGACCCCTTGTGGAAACCGAAGTGACCGTACGTTCAGGTATCGGCCACGCCTGCTGTCCTGATGAAACTGAAATTTTTGGAGATCTTTAA
- a CDS encoding transporter substrate-binding domain-containing protein has translation MFKFFCRLTILFVGFIFFFAAPCTGNDPVLRLATDSWPPYSIGQEGGRLESGYAFDLCTEVSKRIHTKLKADLLPWNRVLACMKNGTYDITFPIQRKPEREVFMVFTNVVLEDRVFIWHLKMCTNSLPGWQNIDDLKPYTIGIVSGYTYRDKMDQAIESGIIKTEKVNSAESNFKKLLGKRFDAFLESESVVMSFFQKYPEYRNHITHAPQIVSKDVFRIGISKNSPFAEMLPEINRVIQEMKKDGTIDRIMTMTR, from the coding sequence ATGTTTAAATTTTTTTGTAGACTCACTATTTTATTTGTAGGCTTTATTTTTTTCTTCGCAGCGCCCTGTACCGGAAATGACCCGGTGCTCAGACTTGCCACAGACTCCTGGCCGCCCTATTCTATAGGACAGGAAGGAGGCCGTCTGGAAAGCGGGTATGCGTTTGATCTCTGCACCGAGGTGAGTAAACGTATCCATACCAAATTAAAGGCAGATCTTCTGCCATGGAATCGGGTATTGGCCTGCATGAAAAATGGCACCTATGATATTACCTTTCCCATTCAACGCAAGCCTGAAAGAGAGGTCTTCATGGTTTTTACGAATGTGGTTCTTGAGGACCGAGTTTTTATATGGCACCTGAAAATGTGTACAAACAGTCTGCCCGGGTGGCAAAACATTGATGATCTCAAACCTTACACCATCGGCATTGTTTCAGGATATACCTATCGGGACAAGATGGACCAGGCCATTGAAAGCGGCATCATAAAAACGGAAAAAGTCAACTCGGCTGAATCCAACTTTAAAAAGCTTTTAGGCAAACGGTTTGATGCATTTCTGGAAAGCGAATCCGTTGTGATGAGCTTTTTTCAAAAGTATCCAGAATACAGAAACCATATCACCCACGCACCCCAAATTGTATCCAAGGATGTTTTCAGAATCGGAATCTCAAAAAACTCACCATTTGCGGAGATGCTGCCGGAGATCAACAGGGTGATCCAGGAAATGAAAAAAGATGGAACCATTGACCGGATTATGACAATGACAAGATAA
- a CDS encoding mechanosensitive ion channel domain-containing protein encodes MEWLKQINIEKYIEMVTYWVTTYSVKIIAALLILVIGKWIARRLTNLLTKLMEKNKVDITLVRFLDSIIYYTFMVMVVIAAAGQLGINTTSFLTIVGAAGLAIGLALKDSLSNFASGVMLVMFRPYKVDDYVDIGGVSGTVKNVSLFTTELSTPDNQKVIVPNSGITSNVITNVTANPTRRVDLVMGIGYDDDIKKAKEVIQGVLAEEKRLLPTPAPLIAVSELADSSVNFVVRPWVKTGDYWSVYFALQENIKLAFDANGISIPYPQQDVHMYQENKE; translated from the coding sequence ATGGAGTGGTTGAAACAAATCAACATTGAAAAATACATAGAGATGGTGACCTACTGGGTGACCACCTACTCTGTAAAGATCATTGCTGCGCTATTGATTCTGGTGATAGGAAAATGGATAGCCAGAAGACTTACCAATTTGCTCACGAAATTAATGGAAAAAAACAAGGTGGATATCACGCTTGTGCGGTTCCTTGACAGCATCATTTACTATACCTTCATGGTGATGGTCGTCATTGCTGCCGCAGGCCAGTTGGGCATCAATACCACCTCTTTTCTGACCATTGTGGGTGCTGCCGGTCTAGCCATTGGTCTTGCATTGAAGGATTCTTTGTCCAATTTTGCTTCAGGCGTGATGCTGGTGATGTTCAGACCCTACAAAGTCGATGATTATGTGGACATTGGCGGGGTCTCCGGAACTGTCAAGAATGTCTCTTTGTTTACCACGGAGTTGAGTACCCCGGATAATCAAAAAGTGATCGTGCCCAATTCCGGCATTACGTCCAATGTTATTACCAATGTTACGGCCAACCCCACCCGCCGTGTAGACCTGGTCATGGGCATTGGTTATGATGATGATATAAAAAAAGCCAAAGAAGTCATCCAGGGTGTTCTGGCAGAAGAAAAACGACTTCTTCCAACACCTGCGCCACTTATTGCGGTCTCTGAACTCGCGGATTCCAGCGTTAACTTTGTGGTCCGGCCCTGGGTCAAAACGGGGGATTATTGGAGTGTATACTTTGCTCTCCAGGAAAACATCAAGCTGGCCTTTGATGCCAATGGCATCAGTATCCCCTATCCCCAGCAGGATGTCCATATGTACCAGGAAAACAAAGAATAA
- the tesB gene encoding acyl-CoA thioesterase II, which produces MTGSVGQNVLKELLGLLSLEKIEENIFRGQSQDLGYGSVFGGQVLGQALSAASRTVPNNLCAHSLHGYFLRAGDAASPIVYMVERTRDGHSFSTRRVKAVQKGRTIFSMSASFHKYEEGFHHQDPMPDVKGPEGVENDYNMIVRYAENIPKDIAKKLLCPKPIELRAINPVDPFHPVPMPPDKYVWFRATGPLPDDAATHRYMLAYASDFHLVPTALYPHGKTFWSPDMQVASLDHAIWFHRDFRMDDWLLHVIHSPSAAMGRGLNRGSIYTRDGKLVASVAQEGLIRRVDKNKIQGKS; this is translated from the coding sequence ATGACAGGCAGCGTTGGACAAAATGTACTTAAAGAACTTTTAGGGCTGCTAAGCCTGGAAAAAATTGAAGAGAACATCTTCCGGGGCCAAAGCCAGGACCTGGGCTATGGCAGCGTATTCGGCGGCCAGGTCCTGGGTCAGGCATTGTCTGCGGCATCACGCACAGTGCCGAACAATCTTTGTGCCCACAGCCTGCACGGATATTTCCTTCGAGCCGGAGATGCCGCCAGCCCCATTGTATATATGGTTGAGCGCACCCGGGACGGCCACTCGTTTAGCACCCGGCGGGTTAAAGCCGTACAAAAGGGCCGGACCATCTTTTCCATGTCAGCCTCATTTCACAAATATGAGGAAGGCTTTCACCACCAGGATCCTATGCCTGATGTTAAAGGCCCTGAGGGCGTGGAAAATGATTACAACATGATCGTACGCTATGCAGAAAATATTCCCAAAGATATTGCAAAAAAACTGTTGTGTCCCAAGCCCATTGAACTGCGGGCCATCAATCCGGTAGACCCCTTTCATCCCGTTCCCATGCCCCCGGACAAATATGTCTGGTTCAGGGCCACCGGGCCCTTGCCTGACGATGCCGCAACCCACAGGTACATGCTGGCCTATGCATCAGATTTCCACCTGGTTCCCACAGCCCTTTATCCCCATGGCAAAACCTTCTGGTCCCCGGACATGCAGGTGGCAAGCCTGGATCATGCCATCTGGTTCCACAGGGATTTTAGGATGGACGACTGGCTGCTCCACGTGATACATAGTCCCAGTGCAGCCATGGGCCGGGGACTTAACCGCGGTTCCATCTACACCCGGGACGGTAAACTTGTGGCCAGCGTGGCCCAGGAAGGACTGATCAGAAGGGTGGACAAAAACAAAATACAAGGGAAATCTTAA
- a CDS encoding transposase has translation MSLAQNASKNIVDRLTWHTANRDQTGIAKDLAEGKDIPEVYGLGEAGLFDEFFYFLDHFEFTNLLMELEPKSKQRNSPVPFMRIIFIYMMRIVAGLHFFWHTDSVILRSQALMRLVGFNGREIKEGTCNRGKKKSSCDEKAPIPIRGPVSCDFIKNTMASIVAPTLEKMFNRGISILAAHKFFPKKIHALLDASEIESTEKCNGCGKVTKEKPPELKLRKKRIRKVLETVFGFKIWVVWDPNSRLPLAMRFATIEVHDITFAQEVVQQAIDNLGEHAKITSLAIDRGFTDGIFLWWLNSKTITFFIPAKSSLNVYDDALSLIGTGHSEIKDEIRTVGAGKNKTTVTDHWDVEGLEGLTSAEFYGPQGSGSHQNSKGFVANPINAVVVKDDPFKANNPGSKTLIILTNGPVDKPLVVYDAYDARSEIENALFREAKQAWFIERPPINTKSGFIVHVYLTIFVMALTTAFRDWIDQQDKLEKKGQDTGIRKFRQKVKEENGNKLIIFDKDRYAIFDAYEVFILCGRNVLRPTGTPETITPQDILTKYGVQLE, from the coding sequence ATGAGTTTAGCCCAAAATGCATCAAAAAATATAGTAGACCGCTTGACCTGGCATACAGCAAACAGGGACCAAACAGGCATCGCCAAAGATCTTGCCGAAGGTAAAGATATCCCTGAAGTATATGGCCTTGGGGAAGCTGGATTATTCGATGAGTTTTTTTACTTTCTTGATCATTTCGAATTTACCAACCTGCTCATGGAACTTGAACCAAAATCAAAACAAAGAAACAGTCCGGTCCCATTCATGCGTATCATTTTTATTTATATGATGCGTATTGTGGCTGGCCTTCATTTTTTTTGGCACACAGACTCTGTTATTCTTCGAAGTCAGGCCTTAATGCGTCTTGTCGGCTTTAACGGCAGGGAGATAAAAGAAGGGACTTGCAATAGGGGTAAGAAAAAATCCTCTTGCGATGAAAAAGCGCCCATTCCAATCCGAGGACCGGTATCTTGTGATTTCATAAAAAATACAATGGCATCAATTGTTGCACCAACCCTGGAAAAAATGTTTAACAGGGGAATATCGATTTTAGCGGCACATAAGTTTTTTCCAAAAAAAATTCATGCTCTGCTTGATGCTTCCGAGATTGAATCAACAGAAAAATGTAACGGCTGTGGCAAAGTAACCAAAGAAAAACCGCCCGAACTCAAACTTCGTAAAAAGCGCATTCGAAAAGTTCTGGAAACTGTTTTTGGATTTAAAATATGGGTGGTTTGGGATCCAAACAGCCGCCTTCCTTTAGCCATGCGTTTTGCTACAATTGAGGTTCATGACATAACTTTTGCTCAGGAAGTGGTTCAGCAGGCAATTGACAATCTGGGGGAACATGCCAAAATCACTTCCCTTGCCATTGACCGTGGGTTCACGGACGGCATTTTTTTATGGTGGCTCAACAGTAAAACCATCACCTTTTTTATTCCTGCTAAATCCAGTTTGAATGTTTATGACGATGCCCTGTCTTTAATTGGTACAGGCCATTCGGAAATTAAAGACGAAATACGCACTGTGGGTGCCGGTAAAAACAAGACAACGGTTACAGATCATTGGGATGTTGAAGGTCTGGAAGGGTTAACGTCAGCAGAATTCTACGGACCACAGGGCAGCGGCAGCCATCAAAACTCCAAAGGCTTTGTCGCCAATCCCATCAATGCTGTTGTGGTTAAGGATGATCCTTTTAAGGCTAATAATCCCGGTTCCAAAACCCTGATTATTCTTACAAATGGACCTGTTGACAAGCCCTTGGTGGTTTATGACGCATACGACGCCCGCAGTGAAATTGAAAACGCCTTATTTAGAGAGGCCAAGCAGGCCTGGTTCATAGAAAGGCCACCTATAAATACGAAATCCGGTTTTATCGTTCATGTGTATCTCACCATTTTTGTCATGGCACTGACAACGGCTTTCAGGGATTGGATAGACCAACAGGATAAATTGGAGAAAAAAGGTCAAGACACCGGAATCAGGAAGTTCAGACAAAAAGTTAAAGAAGAAAATGGAAACAAGCTGATTATATTTGATAAGGATCGGTATGCAATATTTGATGCGTATGAAGTTTTCATTCTATGTGGCAGGAATGTACTCCGGCCAACCGGCACACCAGAAACGATCACCCCTCAAGACATATTAACAAAATATGGTGTACAACTGGAATAA